One Kitasatospora sp. NBC_01266 genomic window carries:
- a CDS encoding helix-turn-helix domain-containing protein — protein MSEESARLARALVEFREAEGISERELARRTWLSHATIRTFERDRAGLPTPTVARTFEEVLGWAPGSIKATPSEATGLVSSADSSSGLK, from the coding sequence ATGAGTGAGGAATCGGCACGACTGGCGCGAGCCCTCGTCGAGTTCCGTGAGGCCGAAGGCATCTCGGAGCGCGAGCTCGCACGACGTACCTGGCTGAGTCACGCGACCATCAGGACCTTCGAACGCGACCGCGCGGGCCTGCCCACTCCGACCGTGGCCCGAACGTTCGAGGAAGTCCTCGGCTGGGCTCCGGGGAGCATCAAGGCCACGCCGTCCGAGGCGACGGGCCTTGTGTCATCGGCCGATTCGAGCTCAGGCCTCAAGTAG
- a CDS encoding IS5 family transposase — MSDRKPYKSDLSDERWALIEPVITSWKVQHPSVSGHEGRYEMREIVNALLYQSRTGCQWDYLPHDLPPAGAVKYYFYTWRNDGTDQVIHDLLRWQVREKRGRLADPSLVVLDTQSLHAAAGVPAKTTGRDVAKKVPGRKRGLAVDVLGLVIAVVVLAASVHDNAFGTALLDKVAVASGDTVTKALVDQGFKKTVVDHGKQVGIDVEIVERNPAETGFVPQPIRWRVEQTNGILMLHRRLVRDYEHRPASAESRVYWAISDVMTRRLTGGAMSWRGA; from the coding sequence GTGAGCGACCGCAAGCCCTACAAGAGCGACTTGTCCGACGAACGCTGGGCGCTGATCGAGCCGGTGATCACCTCGTGGAAGGTCCAGCATCCCTCGGTCAGCGGCCACGAAGGCCGCTACGAGATGCGGGAGATCGTCAACGCGCTGCTCTACCAGTCCCGGACCGGCTGCCAGTGGGACTACCTCCCGCACGACCTGCCACCCGCCGGCGCGGTGAAGTACTACTTCTACACGTGGCGCAATGACGGCACCGACCAGGTCATTCATGACCTGCTGCGCTGGCAGGTCCGCGAGAAGAGGGGCCGATTAGCCGACCCCAGCCTGGTGGTGCTCGACACCCAGAGCCTGCACGCGGCGGCCGGGGTGCCGGCCAAGACGACGGGACGCGACGTGGCGAAGAAGGTGCCCGGCCGCAAGCGGGGCCTTGCCGTGGACGTGCTGGGCCTGGTGATCGCCGTGGTCGTGCTGGCCGCCTCCGTCCACGACAACGCCTTCGGCACCGCCCTGCTCGACAAGGTCGCAGTAGCCAGTGGCGACACCGTGACGAAGGCCCTGGTGGACCAGGGGTTCAAGAAGACCGTTGTGGACCACGGCAAGCAGGTGGGCATCGACGTCGAAATCGTCGAACGCAACCCTGCCGAGACCGGGTTCGTCCCGCAGCCGATCCGGTGGCGGGTGGAGCAGACGAACGGGATCTTGATGCTGCACCGGCGACTGGTACGTGACTACGAGCACCGCCCCGCCTCGGCCGAGTCCCGGGTCTACTGGGCGATAAGCGACGTGATGACCCGTCGGCTGACCGGCGGCGCGATGTCATGGCGCGGCGCGTGA
- a CDS encoding DUF397 domain-containing protein yields MTDLDLSSASWFKSSHSGNGGSCVEVAPSFPGIVPVRDSKDPQGPALVVTAGAWSTFVAGVKAGDFGTV; encoded by the coding sequence ATGACCGACCTAGACCTGTCCAGCGCTTCCTGGTTCAAGTCGAGCCACAGCGGCAACGGCGGCTCGTGTGTTGAAGTGGCGCCCAGCTTCCCCGGCATCGTGCCCGTCCGCGACTCGAAGGACCCTCAGGGGCCCGCCCTAGTGGTTACGGCGGGTGCCTGGTCAACGTTCGTCGCTGGGGTCAAGGCGGGCGACTTCGGCACCGTCTGA